The region TCACTCCGCTCAGAGCCCAGCGCGGTGAGCAGGAGTTCGGGCGGGGTGTCGTCGCTCGAGAACGCGACGGCGGCGTAGCGTCCGTCGGGCGATATCACAGGCGTGTGGGTGCCCGGTCGTTCCGTAAGCGGCGCGGGCTCACCCCCACGATTCTGTACTCGGAAGAGGTGTCGCTCCTCCGCATTTCCTCGATTGCCCACCGCGATCAACCCGTCTTCCACCGGGTGCATCGAGGCGACCGCCCAAGGGCCCTGGGTGAGTTGAACGGGAGCGGCCATTGGGTCCGACGGCACGACCGACCACACGTGATAGTCCTGCTCACGATCCGAGAGGTAGTAGAGCATCCGTGAGTCCGTCGACCACGCGATGCGCCAGAAGTAAAACGTCTCGTTGAGCGGCTCCTGCTCACGCACGTGGAGCGTCGCGGCGGCCGCATCACTCCGGACGTCCATAACGAAGATCCGACGATCCTTCGCAGTGAGATCGCTGGTATCGATGGCGAGCCAGTCACCGTCCGGCGCCCAGTCGTAGTCCAGCAGCATGTCCGGCTCACCGCCCTCTCCCACTCCCTCGCCCATGCTGATCCATTGGATGTCGTCAGCACCGGGACCACTCCGTGACACGTCGACGAGACCGAGTCGCTGCCCGCCCGCCGCCTCCCCAGGGTAGGCTCTCCTGATCTCGACCAGACGGGTCTCCTCGCCCAAGTAGTCAGGGATACCGCGCACAGCCACATCACGATCGTCCACCTCAAGCACCGCGATCTTCGATCCGTCCGAAGACCATTTGTAGCTGGTTAGCCGCACGCCGCTGCCCGCGATGTTCGTCCTACGAACTGCGTCCGATGTTAGATCGGCAACGGGAGCGAGCCAGAGATCTCCTCCCCGGAGGAACGCCAGGCTGTTCCCGTCTGGGGAGAACGCCACCTGCGCCTCCCCCGCGGGGGTCTCGGTCACCCGGCGTGGTTCGGAGCCGGGGCTAACGAGCCAGAGATCACCGCCTCTACTAAAGAGCAGCTGTTCTCCGTCCGGGTGCCAGAGGACGGAGCTCACGCCCCGGTCACCCTCAGTCCGCACCGTGGCTTCTGCAGCGGCGAGCTCGTCGGCGAGGTCGGCGGGTGAAGCATCGACCTGTGGCACCCGCGTCACTCGCTGCGGCTCGGCCCTCGGGTCCCTCACGTCGAGCACCCACACGTCGTGGAGGTTTCGGCCTTCGTCGTTCCACAGGAACGCCACGTGATCCCCATCGGCCGACCACGCGAACCCTTTAGGTGAGGTCCCTATGAGGTTCGGCAGCGAGTACAGCCGATCGAGGGTGAGCTTCGGCACCGTTTCGGGTGGGGGCCCCGATTGGCCCTGCGCCGGAGAGGGAAGGGAGGCGAGCACAATCAGAGCACCGAACGACGCCGTCGCGCAGCTCTTCAGCATCCATCTGGACAAAGTGGCGCGGAACAGCATCGATCGATCTCCTGGATCCCGGTCCGCTGGAGTCGGACCCGTGACTTGCTCGAGGCTGCCAACCTGCGAGAAGTCAGCAGGTCTCACAACGGCGCTTCGGGGCGCGCGCATCGCACCGAACGTCTTCACGCGCTTGCCACAGCTGGATCTTCTTGTCGAAGCACTGATGGGAATGGCGGCCTGCGCTGGCCTGAGGGCGACCAGCAACCTATACGTGAGTCAATTGACCTCGTCCCGGAGAACCTCATGCGCTCGGTCGCCCTGCTTGCCCTTGCCGCCTCGCTCGCGTCTGCCGCACCGCTCCAAGCACAGACTCTCTCGCCCATAGAGGAAGGCACGAGTTGGACGCTCGCGGCGGTCGGGGACGCGATCATGAACCGTCGCCTCTCTCCGTTCGACCACCCGGGTGACCCGGCCTTCCATGACATGGCCAATATCATTCGGGCGGCGGACGCGGCATTCATGAACCTCGAGCAGTCGATCTTCCGGCTGCAGGACTTCGGCGGTTGGCCGGCCGCGGAGAACGGTGGCAACTACGAGGTCGGGTCCCCTGAGACGCTGGAAGACCTGGTTGGCATGGGCTTCAACATCTTCAACCGCGCCAACAACCACACGACAGACTACGGCGTGGAAGGGATGCGGGTCACGAATCGACTCATGGACGAAATGGGACTCGTTCACGCCGGGACAGGCGAGAACCTCGCCTGGGCCAGTCGACCCGGATACCTGGACACCGGACGAGGACGAGTGGCGCTCATCGGCATGGCTTCGACACACACACCCATGTCACGAGCCGGACGCGCGGGACCCGAGGTCCGGGGGCGGCCAGGCATCAATGCACTGCGCCTCAACCGGCGCAACGAAGGCGCGCCTGCCACCATGGATGCGCTTCGCGCAGCCGCCCAGTCGCAAGGCGGGACGGCTCCTCAAACCGTATCTGCTCCGCTGCGGGTGTTCGGCGCGACAGTGTTTCCAGGATCGGTCGATCGGGTGGTCGTGACCCTCAACGAAACAGATCGCGACCGAGTTCTGCATGAGGTGCGCAACGCGACGGATCAGGCTGACTACGTGATTGTGAACAGCCATTCGCACGAGCCCGGCAACGCATCCGTCACGCCGCCCGAGTGGATGGTGGACTTCACGCATCAGGCCATCGACGCCGGGGCGAGCGCGTTCATCATTCACGGGCCGCATCAACTGCGGGGCGTCGAGATCTACCAGGGTCGCCCGATCTTCTACTCGCTGGGCAACTTCGTCTTCCAAAACGAGACGATCGACCCGATGCCTTCGGATCAGCGCGACCGTTACGGAATCCCGCTCGACCAGTTGGCGTCCGAGATCTACGACAGCCGCTTCCGGGTCGACGAGCATGGCGAGGCGACCACGGGCTTCCCGACGGGAGCGGAGTGGTACGAAAGCGTAGTGGCCGTCGTGACCTTCCAGGGCACGGAAGCCTCTGAGATTCGCTTCTACCCCGTCGAACTCGGCTGGAAGCAGCCTCGGTCGCAACGGGGGACCCCCCGACTCGCCCCGCCTGAGCTAGGGCGAAAGATCATCGCCCACCTCGCGGAGCTATCGAGGCCGTTGGGGACTGAGATCAGCTATGAGGACGGTATAGGTATCTGGCGGAGGTAGAGAAAGCCGCCGTGTCGTCCCACGTGCCCGCGCCGCGGCCCTGACCCTACCGAAGGAGGAGAATCCCCAGGGTCATCATCAGCATGAGGGCTGCCGGGAGGGATCTGAGCATCGGGTCCTTGACCTTCGCATGCATAGCGAGGGCTCCGACCATCAGCAGGGCCACTACCCCGGCCGCGATTTCCACAGGGAGGGGAAGCCAGATACCTGCGATGAACATCAGAGCCGCCGTGATCTTGAGCGCGCCCACCACGTAGAGGCCGGCGGCGGGCAGCCCATACGCGGCGAACTCCTCCTTCAGCGTCTGTGCCTCACCGCCTCGGTACGAAGTGGCGGAGCGCGGGCGCAGCAGCCAAACGTTCAAGAGGCCCAAGCCAGCAAGGAGTTGGAGAACGTCTGGAATGAAAAAAGAGGGCACGAGGTAACTCCGGTCCGTGTGAGCGCATAGAACTTCTCTTCTCCCTCGCGACTGCTCCGGAGGTCGTGAGCGATTTCGGGGAGTCGCCGGATCCTATGATAGAGGTGCCCTCCCAACAAGCCATGTCAGGTCCTATGGTAATCATCGGGGCCATCTTGTTCGCCGCCCCCACCGTTTGAGTCGAATCGCTCGACGCACGTCTCAGCTAGGCTTCTGAACGCGACGGATAGGGAGCGAACTCTATCTAGGGTCTCAATAGACCGTTCGTTAACCAGGGCGTCGGACCCATAGTCTGCGGTCCGGCGACAGGCGAAAGGCCAGTGCCTTCCCCCCTCTATTACACTGCCACCGACGCTGAGCCACTAGCGGAAAGGTGTGGGGGGGCAGTTCCGCACGGACTATCCTGCATGCCGGTCTCCGCGGTCAACGCCTCAGTCAGAAGCACTCCCGAGGCCTACCAACCCTCCGCAATCGGAGGGACGCCCGCAAAGCGCACCACGTAATCACCGTAAAGCGGGTCATAGTAGTGTCCGCCCTCCTCGTAGTCCGGGTTCCACTGCTTCGATCCGTCCTCACCCAGGCGGTAGAGAAAAGGGGAGAGCCGCAGCCGTTCCAGATGCCACCGGCCCGCCTCGCCGGATGGGATCTCCTCACCGTCGCCGTAGAGCATCAGACCACCATCGGCGTAGACCTCGTGCCCCGGATGCGTTTCCCGATACTCGTGGCTCACATTCATGGCCTTGTGCCCAATCTCGTGGGCGACGGTGCGCACGGACCGACCCCCCGGGCGTTTCAGATTCGACAGCGTAATCACACCCCGGAAGTCTTGCGGTAGCGTCCCGACGTAGGAGTAGGTCGGCCAGGACAGGCCGGCCGTACGTACCGACTTAACCACCCAGTTCCGGCCCTCGGAAACCTCCGCGAACGGATAGAACACGTCCTGGAGCACGACGAGGAAGACCGTGCGGTGGGCATCGGCCGTCGGCTCCACGATCGCCTCGAAAGCGTCGAGCGCTCCCCTGGTCGGGACCGAGGGATCCCGCCGCGCATGCTCATACATGTTCACGTACCCACCGTTCGGTACGCCCGGAACCTCATTCGACTGAATCGCGAGGTGGCTCGCGTCCAACTCCCCCGTCTTCACCCAGAGCAGCCGGATCTGTACATCCGTCGGCGCGTAGATCTCCTTAGCCGCCTCCAGGCTCTCCATCAGCCGGGGAAGCGTGACCATGTCGTACTCCGGGTCGAGGTTGGACGGGAAATAAACGCCAACGTCCAACGTCAACTTGCCCGGCTCGATGTCCGCGTTGAATGCCTCGACATCCAAGGCGTCGACTTCAGTCCAGACGACAGGGGTGACCTCGGGCGAGGATGGGGCGGAGGATCGGGCCGCCGAAGACGCCATGGAGTCAGCAGGCCCGGGGCCGCAGGCGACGGACAGGGTCCCCAGCAGGAGGGCAGTGAGGCTCGGGTAGATTCTAGACATACCAGATCCTACAGCCTGGGCGCGGCCACGCAAATCGGGTCAGGCGTGTACAAAAAGCCGGGAGCCCACGTCTTCCGTGGACTCCCGGCTATGCCCCGCCAGGGACTCGAACCCCGAATCTACTGATTAAGAGTCAGAATAGGTGGTGTTCGGCTGGGTTCCTGTCCCGTCATGCACGACAGCGCAGGGTGCATCTGAGCAACGACTTAACCACCCTGATCTTCAACCTAGTTCTTCGCAGTTAGGGTAGGCACGGCTCAGATGGCACACTGAGTGGCACACAAACCGGCACACTTCGGTAAACCGCAGGTGCTCCACCCACGCTCCGTGCTGCTTAGCCGGCTCTGTCCTACTCTTCGTGGAGCGGACTATGTTGCGGCTGCGCCGGATAATCTGACGAGACAGGTCAGGGCCGCGCAGCATAGTTATGAGTTAGCACGCACCGATACGCCGCTCGGGACGACGGTCCTCGGAGCGTGCTACACAAGGGCTCCTTTCTTTCATGCTCCAACTCGATGTTCTGATCCTAATCATCGCGGTCGGCGTCGCGGTAGCGCCCTTCGTGCTGTCGGTCCTCCCGTCGTTGATCGGGGGCGGCTTCTGGCTGCTTGGGCTGGGGGTAGCCCTGTACGGAGTCGGTGTGTTATTTGCCAAGTTGCATTCGGGCGCTTCAAGAATTTTGTCGTTCGTGCGCGCCCGCGGAGGCAGGGGCCACATCGTCGCCGCCGCTGACGAGCAGGGAGTCGAGGTCCAGCTTGAGCCGGTCCCTCGCGAGACCCCAGAGGAGACGTTCGCTCAAGCTCAGGGCGAAGGTGAGGCCAGCGCGCGAGAGGCGTCTCTCAAGAATGAACGCCTAGCACAGGTCGAAAAGGAGCAGGCCACGGCTCGTGCCAACCCAAGCTGAGGGTCGAGGCGTACCGTTTCGAGTTCAACCCCGATGTGGTGCGTAGGGTCGCGGTATGGGATGCCGACGAGGACGGACGCTGGAAGGCACCAACGACGGCGGGCGGGCGGGACCTCGCAATCCAGGAGCGAAATAGCCGCTGCGCGGAGCTCGTAACGTGGACCCTATGCGGACCCTACAACAAGAAACGGCCCTCCGTGCGACGGAGAGCCGTTCTCGTAAGTCATTGTTCTGCAACAAGTGCCCCGCCAGGGACTCGAACCCCGAACCTACTGATTAAGAGTCAGTTGCTCTGCCAGTTGAGCTAGCGAGGCGGCATTTGCCCAGACGAGGAACTCAGTCTGGAGCCGTAAAAGGTACCCGGGGGCACGAAACGGTCAACCTCTTCCGGCAGCGCTTTTTCCGTACGGGGAACTTCCCCTCAGACAATAGGACTTCGTCCTACAGACAATTCCGTAAAGGATCCCGCATCGTAGGTAAGGAGTCGTGTCCCTGGGGGTCCACACCCCCTGCGAGCCGCCCGAGGACGTAGGATCGATACTCACGCTTGGGAGGCAGGTCGTAAGGTCGGAGACCGCGGTGGGCCTGGGCGAAA is a window of Longimicrobiales bacterium DNA encoding:
- a CDS encoding prolyl oligopeptidase family serine peptidase produces the protein MLFRATLSRWMLKSCATASFGALIVLASLPSPAQGQSGPPPETVPKLTLDRLYSLPNLIGTSPKGFAWSADGDHVAFLWNDEGRNLHDVWVLDVRDPRAEPQRVTRVPQVDASPADLADELAAAEATVRTEGDRGVSSVLWHPDGEQLLFSRGGDLWLVSPGSEPRRVTETPAGEAQVAFSPDGNSLAFLRGGDLWLAPVADLTSDAVRRTNIAGSGVRLTSYKWSSDGSKIAVLEVDDRDVAVRGIPDYLGEETRLVEIRRAYPGEAAGGQRLGLVDVSRSGPGADDIQWISMGEGVGEGGEPDMLLDYDWAPDGDWLAIDTSDLTAKDRRIFVMDVRSDAAAATLHVREQEPLNETFYFWRIAWSTDSRMLYYLSDREQDYHVWSVVPSDPMAAPVQLTQGPWAVASMHPVEDGLIAVGNRGNAEERHLFRVQNRGGEPAPLTERPGTHTPVISPDGRYAAVAFSSDDTPPELLLTALGSERSERRITQSPVDDFSDYRWVVPEYVTFRSHVDGTTLHGRLTLPPDFDPTRSYPAILGSVYTESVRNQWGGRTAHPTWGLDQYLAQEGYILLNIDMRGSWGRGREHRRGIRLDYGGMDIEDLESGVNFLGTLGYVDMDRVGLWGSSYGGLMTAMSLFRKPGLYAAGVAGAPATSVYHALMGQMAVMLAPEDSPAEYIDSSPFMHAAGLEDPLMIIHGMRDRVVLFKDSITLVQRLLMLGKDVDLVALPNSGHGWDNESLVQTRFAFKKLVDFFNLHLGEPGS
- a CDS encoding CapA family protein, which translates into the protein MRSVALLALAASLASAAPLQAQTLSPIEEGTSWTLAAVGDAIMNRRLSPFDHPGDPAFHDMANIIRAADAAFMNLEQSIFRLQDFGGWPAAENGGNYEVGSPETLEDLVGMGFNIFNRANNHTTDYGVEGMRVTNRLMDEMGLVHAGTGENLAWASRPGYLDTGRGRVALIGMASTHTPMSRAGRAGPEVRGRPGINALRLNRRNEGAPATMDALRAAAQSQGGTAPQTVSAPLRVFGATVFPGSVDRVVVTLNETDRDRVLHEVRNATDQADYVIVNSHSHEPGNASVTPPEWMVDFTHQAIDAGASAFIIHGPHQLRGVEIYQGRPIFYSLGNFVFQNETIDPMPSDQRDRYGIPLDQLASEIYDSRFRVDEHGEATTGFPTGAEWYESVVAVVTFQGTEASEIRFYPVELGWKQPRSQRGTPRLAPPELGRKIIAHLAELSRPLGTEISYEDGIGIWRR
- a CDS encoding DoxX family protein — encoded protein: MPSFFIPDVLQLLAGLGLLNVWLLRPRSATSYRGGEAQTLKEEFAAYGLPAAGLYVVGALKITAALMFIAGIWLPLPVEIAAGVVALLMVGALAMHAKVKDPMLRSLPAALMLMMTLGILLLR